The following proteins are co-located in the Deinococcus metallilatus genome:
- a CDS encoding SLC13 family permease, whose amino-acid sequence MDPVTILLILFVLALVLFATEWLPVDVTALLLLGALLALGLLTPKEAFAGFGSDTVLTLASLFILTRVLLRAGVIEWVGVTLARRARNAGSMMRGMLSAVAGVSAFTSNTATTAVFLPVVTGLARRAGIAPSRVLMPLAFSSILGGTITVIGTSTNLVVSGALPATGLKPLGFFELAWVGLPVAVVGLLYLFFVAPRLLPAQDAALEESLRAYLADLTVAPGSPLAGQTLRETGLGRDHGLIVVAVRRGSDTLYAPGPDFRVQEGDTLAVEGPSDRILTGKSTLGVFSKSEQKLQVEGTAPVRLVEAVVLPGSPLTGRTLRESRFRERYGVSVLALHRRARTVERLAGLRVQVGDVLLIQGSAERVAALGDYLTVLGDLTEAQRDLRKAPLALLLFGGAVVTGGLGLVPLSVAVVVAVALALALRLVSPEEAYRAVEWPVIVLVACMLAFGTAFEQTGAAKVLTGALSGVLEPLGPYGLLAALFAVTVALTQPMSNQAAALVMLPLAIGTAKALGYDPRPFVIAITIAASNSFITPLEPSCMLVYGPGRYRFMDFVRVGTGLTVVTFAVALLIIPQVWHF is encoded by the coding sequence ATGGACCCCGTCACCATCCTGCTGATTCTGTTCGTCCTCGCGCTGGTGCTGTTCGCTACCGAATGGCTGCCGGTGGACGTGACGGCGCTGCTGCTGCTGGGCGCGCTGCTCGCCCTGGGCCTGCTGACCCCCAAGGAAGCCTTCGCGGGCTTCGGGAGCGACACCGTGCTGACGCTGGCGAGCCTGTTCATCCTGACGCGGGTGCTGCTGCGGGCAGGCGTGATCGAGTGGGTGGGCGTGACACTGGCCCGCCGCGCCCGGAACGCGGGCAGCATGATGCGCGGAATGCTCAGCGCCGTGGCGGGCGTGAGCGCCTTTACCAGCAACACGGCCACGACCGCCGTGTTTCTCCCGGTCGTGACCGGCCTGGCCCGCCGCGCGGGGATCGCCCCCAGCCGCGTGCTGATGCCGCTCGCGTTCTCCAGCATCCTGGGTGGCACGATCACCGTGATCGGCACCAGCACCAATCTCGTCGTGTCGGGGGCGCTTCCGGCGACCGGCCTGAAACCGCTGGGCTTTTTCGAGCTGGCCTGGGTGGGGCTGCCGGTCGCGGTGGTGGGCCTGCTGTACCTCTTTTTCGTCGCGCCCCGGCTGCTGCCCGCGCAGGACGCCGCGCTGGAAGAATCCCTGCGTGCCTATCTCGCGGACCTGACGGTGGCGCCCGGCAGCCCCCTGGCCGGGCAGACGCTGCGCGAAACGGGCCTGGGCCGCGATCACGGCCTGATCGTCGTCGCGGTGCGGCGGGGCAGCGACACCCTGTACGCCCCCGGCCCCGACTTCCGCGTGCAGGAGGGCGACACGCTGGCGGTGGAAGGCCCTTCCGACCGCATCCTGACGGGCAAGAGCACCCTGGGCGTGTTCAGCAAGAGCGAACAGAAACTCCAGGTCGAGGGCACGGCCCCGGTGCGGCTGGTCGAGGCGGTGGTGCTGCCGGGCAGTCCGCTGACGGGGCGGACCCTGCGCGAGTCGCGCTTTCGCGAACGCTACGGCGTCTCCGTCCTGGCCCTGCACCGCCGCGCCCGCACCGTCGAGCGTCTGGCAGGCTTGCGGGTGCAGGTCGGTGACGTGCTGCTGATCCAGGGAAGCGCCGAGCGGGTGGCCGCCCTGGGTGACTACCTGACGGTGCTGGGCGACCTCACCGAGGCGCAGCGTGACCTCCGCAAGGCCCCGCTGGCCCTGCTGCTCTTCGGCGGCGCGGTGGTCACCGGCGGCCTGGGGCTGGTGCCCCTCAGCGTGGCGGTGGTAGTCGCCGTGGCCCTGGCCCTGGCCCTGCGCCTGGTGTCCCCTGAGGAGGCCTACCGGGCCGTGGAGTGGCCGGTGATCGTGCTGGTGGCCTGCATGCTCGCTTTCGGCACCGCCTTCGAGCAGACGGGGGCCGCCAAAGTGTTGACCGGCGCCCTCTCCGGGGTGCTGGAACCGCTCGGCCCCTACGGCCTGCTCGCCGCCCTCTTCGCCGTGACCGTCGCCCTCACCCAGCCGATGAGCAACCAGGCCGCCGCGCTCGTGATGCTGCCCCTGGCCATCGGGACCGCCAAGGCGCTGGGCTATGATCCCCGCCCCTTCGTGATCGCCATTACTATCGCGGCCAGCAACTCCTTCATCACGCCGCTGGAGCCGTCCTGCATGCTGGTGTACGGCCCGGGCCGCTACCGCTTCATGGATTTCGTGCGCGTCGGCACCGGACTGACCGTGGTGACCTTTGCCGTGGCCCTGCTGATCATCCCGCAGGTGTGGCACTTCTGA
- a CDS encoding [LysW]-lysine hydrolase, protein MPDPARELVTRAVAIPSVSGEEAQVAAYLTDWMSAHGFAAHIDPAGNAVGERGHGPLTVVLLGHIDTVPGDIPVRVEGDVLYGRGSVDAKGSFCAFVAAVAALPGAALTGARFVCVGATEEEAPSSRGARHALHQYRPDLVLIGEPSGWEGLTLGYKGRLVAHLRVEKPNFHTAGEGTSAADDLAEAWFRVRAWAARHSGNGAFDTVQATIQSISTRTDGLAQIAEGTFGLRLPPRLSPAAAEAGLGELLQDLPATLTFSGQETAVRHPKDNALTRALRLAIREQGGTPVFKVKTGTSDMNVVASAWPVPTVAYGPGDSALDHTPGEHLRLSEYDRAVAVLTAALTRLAAAPAPA, encoded by the coding sequence ATGCCTGATCCCGCCCGTGAACTCGTCACCCGGGCGGTGGCGATCCCGTCCGTCTCGGGTGAGGAGGCGCAGGTGGCGGCCTACCTGACGGACTGGATGAGCGCGCATGGGTTCGCCGCGCATATCGACCCGGCCGGGAACGCGGTGGGGGAGCGGGGCCACGGTCCCCTGACGGTCGTGCTGCTGGGGCATATCGACACCGTTCCGGGGGATATTCCGGTGCGCGTCGAGGGCGACGTGCTGTACGGGCGCGGCAGCGTGGATGCCAAGGGCAGCTTCTGTGCCTTCGTGGCGGCGGTGGCGGCCCTGCCGGGGGCGGCCCTGACCGGCGCGCGCTTCGTCTGCGTCGGCGCGACGGAGGAGGAGGCGCCCAGCAGCCGGGGCGCGCGGCACGCCCTGCACCAGTACCGGCCCGACCTCGTCCTGATCGGGGAGCCGAGCGGCTGGGAAGGCCTGACGCTGGGATATAAGGGCCGCCTGGTCGCCCACCTGCGGGTCGAGAAGCCCAACTTTCACACGGCGGGCGAGGGCACCAGCGCCGCCGACGATCTGGCGGAGGCGTGGTTCCGGGTGCGGGCCTGGGCCGCGCGCCACTCGGGCAACGGGGCCTTCGACACGGTGCAGGCCACCATCCAGAGCATCTCGACCCGGACGGACGGCCTGGCCCAGATCGCGGAGGGTACCTTCGGCCTGCGCCTGCCGCCCCGCCTTTCTCCCGCTGCGGCCGAGGCCGGGCTGGGCGAACTGCTTCAGGACCTGCCCGCCACCCTCACCTTCAGCGGACAGGAAACGGCGGTGCGTCACCCCAAGGACAATGCGCTGACCCGGGCGCTGCGGCTCGCCATCCGTGAGCAGGGGGGCACGCCCGTCTTCAAGGTCAAGACTGGCACCAGCGACATGAACGTGGTCGCGTCAGCGTGGCCGGTGCCCACCGTCGCGTATGGTCCCGGCGACAGCGCCCTCGACCACACGCCGGGCGAACACCTCCGGCTCTCCGAGTACGACCGGGCGGTGGCGGTACTGACGGCGGCGCTGACGCGGCTGGCGGCGGCCCCAGCACCGGCCTGA
- a CDS encoding c-type cytochrome has product MARRSACARCACSGCRGTERLTARCAPGGNPLELKYSTPNAAHGAQLSASVCQSCHGPGGVSTNPEVPRLAGQVPGYVRFQLAAFRAKLRPSPVMQRVAASLTDQDMADLAAYFSAQAIGPAWNTTDAALRARGEALFMGGDPARGAIACAICHGASGRGEDHLGVASITNQSPTYALAVLHEYKNTPSFGGIPQPEAMRIVVKPLGEDDLRALVAYLSSMTR; this is encoded by the coding sequence GTGGCTCGCCGCTCCGCTTGCGCTCGCTGCGCCTGTTCTGGCTGCCGTGGCACAGAACGGCTCACCGCCCGGTGCGCCCCCGGGGGCAACCCGCTGGAGCTGAAGTACAGCACGCCCAACGCGGCGCACGGCGCGCAGCTCTCGGCCTCCGTCTGCCAGAGCTGTCACGGCCCGGGTGGCGTCAGCACGAACCCGGAGGTGCCGCGGCTGGCCGGACAGGTCCCCGGCTACGTCCGCTTCCAGCTCGCCGCCTTCCGCGCCAAGTTGCGGCCCAGCCCGGTCATGCAGCGGGTGGCGGCGAGCCTCACAGACCAGGACATGGCTGACCTGGCCGCCTATTTCTCGGCCCAGGCCATCGGGCCTGCCTGGAACACGACCGACGCGGCCCTGCGCGCCCGGGGTGAGGCGCTGTTTATGGGCGGCGACCCGGCCCGGGGTGCGATTGCCTGCGCCATCTGTCACGGCGCGAGCGGGCGCGGCGAGGATCATCTGGGCGTGGCGAGCATCACCAACCAGTCGCCCACCTACGCCCTGGCCGTGCTGCACGAGTACAAGAACACGCCCTCGTTCGGTGGCATTCCCCAGCCGGAAGCCATGCGGATTGTCGTCAAGCCGCTCGGCGAGGACGATCTGAGGGCGCTGGTCGCCTACCTCAGCAGCATGACCAGGTAA
- a CDS encoding HNH endonuclease — translation MARRRPSSDWPPPPRELQVCALCERGTPVLTEHHLVPRSQGRRQGVKVQALPTVALCPACHKFLHRTFSNAELAGEYHSLDALLAHDAVRRFVAWLRTQPATKGVRVR, via the coding sequence ATGGCCCGCCGCCGCCCCTCCTCCGACTGGCCCCCACCGCCGCGTGAACTGCAGGTGTGTGCCCTGTGCGAACGCGGGACGCCGGTGCTGACCGAGCATCATCTGGTGCCCCGGTCGCAGGGGCGGCGGCAGGGTGTGAAGGTGCAGGCCCTTCCCACCGTGGCCCTGTGTCCGGCCTGTCACAAGTTCCTGCACCGGACCTTCAGCAACGCGGAACTGGCGGGCGAGTACCACAGCCTGGACGCCCTGCTGGCCCACGACGCCGTGCGGAGGTTCGTGGCGTGGCTCCGCACCCAGCCCGCCACCAAGGGCGTCCGGGTGCGCTGA
- a CDS encoding DUF1517 domain-containing protein, with protein sequence MDQYADLHAANHPGRAGVSRHARTCPRRAGPAGARRRTIGGRFRGQHRRQFGGRRVLGRRLQRRGRLQRWRVLGRWVLRPDHRRRGRVRSRLLRRRGWGLRPLRADHLRAGDLRGGRLHAPQPGRGGARGLGALGGVSGTAQAASVQLLLAEGDEVKRDLQRIAQQGDPDTNEGLARMLQEAALALLRHPERWVYGNVERAQGPASSADSQVGAWATEARAAFTEQTTSNYQNRDPHSGFAHRGDYTFQKDAGDLYLAVTIAVAAHALGNLPPAGVTTAAEAREALMVISSVNPGDLIRAEVVWSPDAEGEFLSEDEAIRKYPKLTKL encoded by the coding sequence CTGGATCAGTATGCCGATCTTCACGCAGCGAACCATCCGGGGCGTGCTGGCGTTTCTCGCCATGCTCGCACTTGTCCTCGCCGTGCTGGCCCTGCTGGGGCACGCCGCCGCACAATCGGGGGGCGGTTTCGGGGGCAGCACCGGCGGCAGTTCGGGGGGCGGAGGGTACTCGGGCGGCGGCTACAGCGGCGGGGGCGGCTACAGCGGTGGCGGGTACTCGGGAGGTGGGTACTCCGGCCCGATCATCGTCGGCGGGGGCGGGTTCGGTCCCGGTTACTACGGCGGCGGGGGTGGGGGCTTCGGCCTCTTCGGGCTGATCATCTTCGGGCTGGTGATCTTCGCGGTGGTCGGCTTCATGCGCCGCAGCCTGGGCGGGGGGGCGCGCGGGGTCTGGGGGCGCTGGGCGGCGTCAGCGGCACCGCGCAGGCCGCCAGCGTCCAACTGCTGCTGGCCGAGGGGGACGAGGTCAAACGCGACCTCCAGCGCATCGCGCAGCAGGGGGACCCCGACACCAACGAGGGCCTCGCGCGGATGCTTCAGGAAGCGGCGCTGGCCTTGCTGCGCCACCCCGAACGCTGGGTGTACGGCAATGTCGAGCGCGCGCAGGGCCCGGCCAGCAGCGCCGACAGCCAGGTGGGCGCCTGGGCCACCGAGGCCCGCGCCGCCTTTACCGAGCAGACCACCAGCAACTACCAGAACCGCGACCCCCACAGCGGCTTCGCGCACCGCGGCGACTACACCTTCCAGAAGGACGCGGGCGACCTGTACCTGGCCGTGACGATTGCCGTCGCCGCGCACGCCCTGGGCAACCTCCCCCCGGCGGGCGTGACTACGGCGGCCGAGGCCCGCGAGGCCCTGATGGTGATCAGCAGCGTGAACCCCGGCGACCTGATCCGCGCCGAGGTGGTCTGGAGCCCCGACGCCGAGGGCGAATTCCTCAGCGAGGACGAGGCGATCCGGAAGTATCCGAAACTGACGAAGCTGTGA
- a CDS encoding YtxH domain-containing protein: MFEREERHFPLKRLLLLGALIGGVAYYLSREQNRRALDQKLSELGLKDAAENVGDSVAKGWEKTKDAAASAGHVIADKAGEVKDAVQQGGVQAGLDKAKDVAGEAKVAVAGAATEAKDAARDVANTAKDEAKDVEPRLKDAAQDAKQNVQQAANQAKDQAQQAAANIKADAQQNLNQAQNAAQNAAADLRAGAQNVKNDVQNAAQNTKNDAQNTANDVKNTVKDAERRM, translated from the coding sequence ATGTTTGAACGCGAAGAACGTCACTTTCCGCTGAAGCGACTCCTGCTGCTGGGCGCCCTGATCGGGGGCGTGGCCTACTACCTCAGCCGCGAGCAAAACCGCCGCGCCCTGGACCAGAAACTCTCCGAACTGGGCCTCAAGGACGCCGCCGAGAACGTGGGCGACAGCGTCGCCAAGGGCTGGGAGAAGACCAAGGACGCCGCCGCCAGCGCCGGACACGTCATCGCCGACAAGGCGGGCGAGGTCAAGGACGCCGTGCAGCAGGGCGGCGTGCAGGCGGGGCTGGACAAGGCGAAGGACGTGGCAGGCGAGGCGAAGGTGGCCGTCGCCGGAGCCGCCACCGAGGCCAAGGACGCCGCGCGCGACGTGGCGAACACCGCCAAGGACGAGGCGAAGGACGTGGAACCCCGCCTGAAGGACGCCGCCCAGGACGCCAAGCAGAATGTCCAGCAGGCCGCGAACCAGGCGAAGGACCAGGCCCAGCAGGCCGCCGCCAACATCAAGGCCGATGCCCAGCAGAACCTGAACCAGGCCCAGAACGCGGCTCAGAATGCCGCCGCCGACCTGCGCGCCGGGGCCCAGAACGTCAAGAACGACGTTCAGAACGCGGCTCAGAATACCAAGAACGACGCCCAGAACACGGCGAACGACGTGAAGAACACCGTCAAGGACGCCGAACGCCGGATGTAA
- the clpS gene encoding ATP-dependent Clp protease adapter ClpS, protein MTRRDGEGRTGTLERTGTLERTTTQRPRLYRVLLLNDDYTPMEFVVEVLRSYFRKAESEAQLIMLAVHHKGQGVAGVYTRDVAETKVAQVMAHARQQGHPLRLVAEPEAGE, encoded by the coding sequence ATGACGCGGCGAGACGGCGAGGGCCGCACCGGAACCCTGGAACGCACCGGGACGCTGGAGCGCACGACCACCCAACGCCCCCGGCTCTACCGGGTGCTGCTCCTGAACGACGATTACACCCCGATGGAGTTCGTGGTCGAGGTGCTCCGGAGCTACTTCCGCAAGGCGGAGAGCGAGGCGCAACTGATCATGCTGGCGGTTCATCACAAGGGACAGGGCGTGGCGGGCGTGTACACGCGCGACGTGGCCGAAACCAAGGTCGCGCAGGTGATGGCGCACGCCCGGCAGCAAGGCCACCCGCTGCGGCTGGTCGCGGAACCGGAGGCGGGCGAGTGA